In one Cloacibacillus porcorum genomic region, the following are encoded:
- a CDS encoding Ig-like domain-containing protein → MSPHNSQHAVTPNSNTPPRIKFSGVRLSILPVLLLLSLLALSPLAAPGRADALTQDVDGVYLIATPADLREFRDRVNSEELISADARLTADIDLSTDGEPEEWISIGDGHKPTTVQSVGVPNYRGTFDGAGHTVGGYKITKLGSHANGFFGHIGVDGMVTGLTVSGNINIDMPGTTGHRAGGIAGQNVGTISNCVNYGAVASTVGDTGGIAGVNGSNPLTGMISNCVNRGNVTVTQAGGGIVGVNGYYSTTSNCVNDGDVYGSNSAENSGGIAGKNNGGKITNCVNYKTVSGSRYAGGVVGYTIFPTNTTSNCVNYGDVSSYPIDASQIAGGVVGWHEKGTLSNCVSVGGNVTNTKGDGTASAGGVVGTCGKEAKISNCGWLYSQENNKGVGSSDVTPAPEPVSLDQTEINESVVVALIADHMNITLRTGDTAKITLNALPGKQAAFGKYVKNITVPPDSEKISAKVNEEKGEITLTSLKEGTSALCVSADLYTTDFNNSLAPSVDPVPLSLTIYVSARRTLGGITLSPEKMNLRVGASGKFTATVTAEGAADQTINWHSSNEKIAAVDNEGNVKALAVGEATITAMTADGKHDAAAKVTVANRHSGGNGCAAGVGALALFALIPLLLRKKKS, encoded by the coding sequence ATGTCGCCGCACAACAGTCAGCACGCCGTAACACCCAACTCGAATACCCCCCCCCGTATTAAGTTCAGCGGGGTCCGCCTGAGCATCCTGCCGGTACTTCTCCTGCTCTCGCTCCTGGCCCTCTCCCCCCTCGCCGCGCCCGGCAGGGCCGACGCGCTGACGCAGGACGTTGACGGCGTCTACCTCATCGCCACCCCGGCGGACCTCCGCGAATTCCGCGACCGCGTAAACAGCGAAGAATTAATCTCCGCCGACGCGCGCCTCACCGCCGATATCGACCTCTCCACTGACGGGGAGCCGGAGGAATGGATCTCCATCGGCGACGGCCACAAGCCGACTACTGTTCAGAGTGTTGGAGTGCCCAATTACCGCGGCACCTTCGACGGCGCGGGCCATACCGTCGGCGGCTACAAGATAACGAAGCTAGGCAGCCATGCCAATGGATTCTTCGGCCACATTGGCGTCGACGGCATGGTAACGGGACTAACCGTCAGCGGCAATATAAATATAGATATGCCTGGTACTACCGGACACCGCGCCGGCGGCATCGCGGGACAGAACGTCGGCACGATATCAAACTGCGTCAACTACGGCGCAGTCGCCAGCACCGTTGGCGACACCGGCGGTATCGCGGGAGTCAACGGCAGCAACCCCCTTACAGGCATGATATCAAACTGCGTTAACCGCGGCAACGTCACAGTCACCCAAGCGGGCGGCGGCATCGTGGGAGTCAACGGCTATTACAGCACAACATCAAACTGCGTCAACGACGGCGACGTCTACGGCTCCAACTCAGCTGAAAACAGCGGCGGCATTGCGGGGAAAAACAACGGCGGCAAGATAACAAACTGCGTTAACTACAAGACTGTATCCGGCAGCCGATACGCCGGCGGCGTCGTGGGATACACCATATTTCCAACCAACACAACATCAAACTGCGTCAACTACGGCGACGTCTCCAGCTACCCAATAGACGCGTCCCAAATCGCCGGCGGCGTCGTTGGATGGCACGAGAAAGGCACGCTATCAAACTGCGTCAGCGTCGGCGGCAATGTCACAAACACAAAGGGCGACGGCACGGCAAGCGCCGGCGGCGTTGTGGGAACGTGTGGGAAAGAAGCCAAGATATCAAACTGCGGCTGGCTCTATTCACAGGAAAATAATAAAGGCGTAGGAAGCAGCGACGTCACCCCCGCCCCCGAGCCCGTCAGCCTCGACCAAACCGAAATAAACGAAAGCGTCGTCGTCGCGCTCATCGCCGACCACATGAACATCACGCTCAGAACCGGAGATACGGCGAAGATCACCCTAAACGCCCTACCCGGAAAACAAGCGGCATTCGGCAAATATGTGAAAAACATCACCGTACCCCCCGACTCCGAGAAAATCTCCGCCAAAGTCAACGAAGAAAAGGGCGAAATAACGCTCACCAGCCTCAAAGAGGGAACCTCCGCCCTCTGCGTATCGGCTGACCTCTACACGACGGACTTCAATAATAGCCTCGCCCCCTCTGTCGATCCTGTGCCGCTCTCCCTGACTATCTATGTCTCGGCCCGCCGCACGCTGGGCGGGATAACGCTCTCCCCCGAAAAGATGAATCTCCGGGTTGGAGCAAGCGGCAAATTCACCGCCACCGTCACGGCGGAAGGGGCCGCGGATCAAACCATAAACTGGCACAGCAGCAATGAGAAAATCGCCGCGGTGGACAATGAAGGCAACGTGAAAGCCCTCGCCGTTGGTGAGGCCACGATCACCGCCATGACGGCGGACGGAAAACACGACGCGGCGGCCAAGGTGACCGTCGCCAACCGCCACAGCGGCGGAAACGGCTGCGCCGCGGGCGTAGGCGCGCTGGCTCTCTTCGCGCTGATACCGCTCCTGCTGCGGAAAAAGAAAAGCTAA
- a CDS encoding MFS transporter, protein MKDNRQIFLIFLAYYGITCVTNIYFLFGPFYERMGASPQAVGLFLSIFYMVMLLCRPLGSVVMERLDIRRSLIGSSLFCVAMAAGIALSLNSPLLLLFFRAMLGVSVSVFVVATVAAQSILLDERSRGIGFALFTTGSMLPLATVVPVSEWLLHHNFNELYIWFPALTALACAAVSCFVKDLSYSGKAERRWGRYSDLFKVKGVKVLLFTAATMSLADAMTISMASLANARSVSVSYFMIASAAAAVLIRTVGFRLIAGIPRVRLAAPAAALMGFALLGLSFSSTALMFVLFGLFFGVGIGIGFPTDLALVGDMLPAAYHPKATGLVLLVIDSGWMVSPLVYGCFSPYLGVSNTFRVMGLAVFAAASMLYLRYWLPVAQGKLKIGGEC, encoded by the coding sequence ATGAAGGACAACCGCCAGATATTTCTGATTTTCCTGGCATATTACGGCATCACCTGCGTCACGAATATTTATTTCCTGTTCGGCCCCTTTTATGAGCGGATGGGGGCCTCTCCCCAGGCCGTAGGGCTTTTTCTGAGTATCTTTTATATGGTCATGCTGCTCTGCCGTCCCCTCGGCAGCGTGGTGATGGAGCGGCTTGATATCCGGCGTTCGCTGATCGGCAGTTCGCTTTTTTGCGTCGCGATGGCGGCGGGGATCGCCCTCTCGCTGAATAGTCCGCTTCTGCTGCTCTTTTTCCGCGCGATGCTCGGCGTCAGCGTCAGCGTTTTTGTGGTGGCGACGGTGGCGGCGCAGTCTATATTGCTGGACGAGAGGTCGCGCGGCATCGGCTTCGCGCTCTTTACCACCGGTTCGATGCTGCCGCTGGCGACGGTCGTTCCCGTGAGCGAATGGCTGCTGCATCATAATTTCAACGAGCTTTATATCTGGTTTCCCGCGCTGACGGCGCTGGCCTGCGCGGCGGTGAGCTGCTTTGTGAAGGACCTCAGCTATTCGGGCAAGGCCGAGAGGCGGTGGGGGCGTTATTCCGATCTCTTTAAGGTCAAGGGAGTCAAGGTGCTGCTCTTTACCGCCGCCACGATGTCGCTGGCCGACGCGATGACGATCTCCATGGCCTCGCTCGCGAACGCGAGGTCGGTCTCCGTCTCTTATTTTATGATCGCCAGCGCCGCCGCGGCGGTGCTCATCCGCACGGTCGGTTTCCGGCTGATCGCGGGCATCCCGCGCGTGAGGCTCGCCGCGCCCGCGGCGGCGCTGATGGGATTCGCGCTGCTGGGGTTGTCTTTCAGCTCGACCGCTTTGATGTTCGTCCTCTTCGGGCTCTTTTTCGGCGTCGGGATCGGGATCGGCTTTCCCACGGATCTCGCGCTTGTCGGCGATATGCTGCCCGCCGCCTATCATCCGAAGGCTACGGGGCTTGTGCTGCTCGTCATCGACTCCGGCTGGATGGTAAGCCCACTCGTTTACGGCTGTTTCTCCCCCTATCTGGGGGTCAGCAACACCTTCCGCGTCATGGGCCTAGCGGTCTTCGCGGCGGCTTCGATGCTCTATCTGCGCTACTGGCTGCCGGTCGCGCAGGGTAAGCTGAAGATAGGCGGCGAGTGTTGA
- a CDS encoding SEL1-like repeat protein — protein MRLDVKKTIFAIVFVLCFFVSIFFFTQDSKNTSYEKAVSLYGNGDYYRAFKIFKKVANDGDANAMYDLGTMYEKGEGISQNYEEALKWFKKAVEAGNADAIYHMKALELFARATNEGDVIAMYILGNMYKNGDGMPQDYQESMKWFKKAADAGNSDAMFGIGLMYNNGEGVTQDYKNAMKWFKKAADAGNSDAMFGIGFMYNNGEGVTQDYKNAMKWYKKAADAGNANAMNNIGIMYNNGAGITQDYKNAMKWYKKAADAGNANAMNNIGIMYKNGEGVTRDYKNAMKWYKKAANIGNDNAMNNIGIMYNNGEGVTRDYKNAMKWYKKAADAGNVYAMNNIGRMYHHGYGVPQDYDEARRWYKAALDKDKNNQTAINELAKLPPDKELQEMIIKNLKNTRFSDNGASLGELADNTLKQAKWKYERKDLNGFEVISLKGYYETVLHGVAKIKVYFYVKWSDKRGQYWPIQVFHTINDEFRPNAGFPTWMEYELDL, from the coding sequence ATGAGGCTCGACGTAAAAAAAACAATCTTTGCAATAGTTTTTGTATTATGCTTTTTTGTTTCCATATTCTTTTTTACACAAGATTCTAAGAACACCTCGTATGAAAAAGCGGTTTCTCTATACGGAAATGGAGACTATTACAGAGCTTTCAAGATCTTTAAAAAAGTAGCTAATGATGGTGACGCTAATGCTATGTATGACTTGGGGACTATGTACGAAAAAGGGGAGGGAATATCTCAGAATTATGAAGAAGCTTTAAAGTGGTTCAAGAAAGCAGTAGAAGCCGGTAATGCTGATGCAATATACCACATGAAAGCCTTGGAACTCTTTGCAAGAGCAACGAATGAAGGCGATGTCATTGCCATGTATATTTTGGGGAACATGTACAAAAATGGAGATGGCATGCCACAAGATTATCAAGAAAGCATGAAGTGGTTCAAGAAAGCTGCAGATGCCGGTAATAGTGACGCTATGTTCGGTATAGGCCTCATGTACAACAACGGGGAAGGTGTCACACAAGACTATAAAAATGCCATGAAGTGGTTCAAGAAAGCTGCAGATGCCGGTAATAGTGACGCTATGTTCGGCATAGGCTTTATGTACAACAACGGGGAAGGTGTCACGCAAGACTATAAAAATGCCATGAAGTGGTATAAAAAGGCAGCTGACGCCGGTAATGCCAACGCTATGAATAATATTGGAATCATGTACAACAATGGGGCAGGTATCACGCAAGACTATAAAAATGCCATGAAGTGGTATAAAAAGGCAGCTGACGCCGGTAATGCCAACGCTATGAATAACATTGGAATCATGTACAAAAACGGGGAAGGTGTCACGCGAGACTATAAAAATGCCATGAAGTGGTATAAAAAGGCAGCTAACATTGGTAATGACAACGCCATGAATAACATTGGAATCATGTACAACAACGGGGAAGGTGTCACGCGAGACTATAAAAATGCCATGAAGTGGTATAAAAAGGCAGCTGACGCTGGTAATGTGTACGCTATGAATAATATTGGGCGCATGTATCACCATGGTTATGGTGTTCCTCAAGATTATGATGAAGCAAGAAGATGGTACAAAGCGGCGCTGGACAAAGATAAAAATAATCAGACAGCAATAAATGAGTTGGCAAAACTACCTCCGGATAAAGAGCTTCAAGAAATGATTATAAAGAATTTAAAAAACACCAGATTTTCTGATAACGGTGCGTCTTTGGGAGAATTGGCGGATAATACGTTAAAACAAGCGAAATGGAAATATGAAAGAAAAGATCTTAATGGCTTTGAGGTCATTTCGCTTAAAGGCTATTACGAAACGGTCCTGCATGGAGTAGCAAAAATCAAGGTATATTTTTATGTTAAATGGAGTGACAAAAGAGGTCAATATTGGCCAATCCAAGTTTTTCATACAATAAATGATGAATTTCGCCCTAATGCAGGTTTCCCTACATGGATGGAATATGAATTGGATTTATAA
- the fusA gene encoding elongation factor G, translating into MGTRKPEDIRSIALISHGGAGKTTLNEAFLFDAGLISRMGRVEDKNTVSDFDSEEQKRGISISTSLSTIPYKNKTLYILDTPGFADFVGEQRSAMRVADGALVLVNATSGVEVQTQSVWDFAETFETPAIFFVSKLDRENTDFDNVVADIQENISDRAVPLYLPIGSQLEFKGVVNVLTGKSYMYKGDGSSEYTEGDVPADMADAVAAARETLVERAVEADDELMMRYLDGEELSTEELLGVLRKAVCARSIYPIIPGSGSANIAVPQLMDMIVEYMPSPKDMLRRAALKGEEVVNIPPDENGPFLAFVFKVMVDPYVGKLSFVKVFSGHLTSDQTIYNVTEDQEERISSFRFMKGKESTEGKEIVLGDIVAIPKLESTIAGDTLGVKGEVLQFRPIKFPKPVYSVAVFPKSRADEDKLGNAITKMLKEDRTLSFVKNPETNDAVLSGMGDMHLDIMLSKIKERYKVDLDTRTPKVPYRETIKKKASAQGKHKKQSGGRGQYGDVWFELAPLDKNAGIEFIDRVVGGVVPKNYIPAAEKGLREAAARGFLAGYPATDFSCAIFDGSYHDVDSSEMAFKIAASIAFKKCMEQANPILMEPVMNVEVTVPEECLGDVMGDFNSRRGRIMGIDSEGKLQIVKAQCPLSEMFRYAIILRSMTSGRGSFSMEYSHYEEVPGDIAKKVIEQAAQERKEEEE; encoded by the coding sequence ATGGGGACACGTAAACCGGAAGACATTCGCAGTATCGCACTCATTTCACACGGAGGCGCGGGGAAGACCACACTTAACGAGGCTTTTCTCTTTGATGCGGGGCTGATCTCGCGCATGGGCAGGGTCGAAGATAAGAATACCGTTTCCGACTTTGACTCGGAGGAGCAGAAGCGCGGCATTTCTATCAGCACTTCGCTTTCCACGATTCCATATAAGAATAAGACCTTATATATACTGGATACGCCGGGCTTCGCCGATTTCGTCGGCGAGCAGCGCAGCGCGATGCGCGTCGCGGACGGCGCCCTCGTCCTTGTGAACGCCACCTCCGGCGTTGAGGTGCAGACGCAGAGCGTATGGGACTTCGCAGAGACCTTTGAGACGCCCGCAATATTTTTCGTCAGCAAACTTGACCGGGAAAATACCGACTTTGACAATGTCGTAGCAGATATACAGGAAAATATTTCCGACCGCGCGGTGCCGTTATACCTGCCGATCGGCAGCCAGCTTGAATTCAAAGGTGTGGTAAACGTCCTCACCGGAAAGTCATATATGTACAAGGGCGACGGCAGCAGCGAGTATACGGAGGGCGACGTGCCCGCCGATATGGCCGACGCCGTGGCCGCGGCCCGCGAGACGCTGGTGGAGCGCGCCGTGGAGGCCGACGACGAGCTGATGATGCGCTATCTCGACGGAGAAGAGCTCTCTACGGAGGAGTTGCTCGGCGTCCTGCGCAAGGCGGTCTGCGCCCGTTCGATTTATCCGATCATCCCCGGCTCGGGCTCGGCCAATATCGCCGTGCCGCAGCTGATGGATATGATTGTGGAGTATATGCCCTCGCCGAAGGATATGCTGCGCCGCGCGGCGCTGAAGGGCGAAGAGGTGGTCAATATCCCGCCCGATGAGAACGGCCCCTTCCTCGCCTTCGTCTTTAAGGTGATGGTCGACCCCTATGTGGGCAAGCTCTCGTTCGTGAAGGTCTTCTCAGGACATCTCACAAGCGACCAGACGATTTATAACGTCACGGAGGACCAGGAGGAGCGTATCAGCTCTTTCCGCTTCATGAAGGGCAAGGAGAGCACGGAGGGCAAGGAGATCGTCCTCGGTGATATCGTCGCCATTCCGAAGCTGGAGAGCACGATCGCCGGAGATACGCTCGGCGTCAAGGGCGAGGTGCTGCAGTTCCGCCCGATAAAGTTCCCGAAGCCGGTCTACAGCGTGGCGGTTTTCCCGAAGAGCCGCGCCGACGAGGACAAGCTCGGCAACGCGATCACGAAGATGCTCAAGGAGGACCGCACCCTTTCGTTCGTGAAGAACCCGGAGACGAACGACGCGGTGCTTTCCGGCATGGGCGATATGCACCTCGATATTATGCTCTCGAAGATCAAGGAGCGCTATAAGGTGGATCTCGATACCCGCACGCCGAAGGTGCCCTACCGCGAGACGATAAAGAAGAAGGCCAGCGCCCAGGGCAAGCATAAGAAGCAGTCCGGCGGACGCGGCCAGTACGGCGACGTCTGGTTTGAGCTTGCGCCGCTCGATAAGAACGCGGGCATCGAGTTCATCGACAGGGTGGTCGGCGGCGTGGTGCCGAAGAACTATATCCCCGCGGCGGAGAAGGGGCTCCGCGAGGCGGCGGCGCGCGGATTCCTCGCGGGTTATCCGGCGACGGACTTCTCCTGCGCGATCTTCGACGGCTCGTATCACGACGTCGACTCTTCGGAGATGGCCTTTAAGATAGCGGCCTCGATCGCCTTCAAGAAGTGTATGGAGCAGGCGAACCCGATTCTTATGGAGCCGGTGATGAATGTCGAGGTCACGGTGCCCGAGGAGTGTCTCGGAGACGTCATGGGCGACTTCAACAGTCGCCGCGGACGCATCATGGGCATCGACAGCGAGGGCAAGCTCCAGATAGTGAAGGCCCAGTGCCCGCTCTCGGAGATGTTCCGCTACGCGATCATCCTGCGCTCGATGACTTCGGGACGCGGCTCCTTCTCGATGGAGTACAGCCACTATGAAGAGGTCCCCGGCGATATCGCGAAGAAGGTCATCGAACAGGCGGCCCAGGAGCGCAAAGAAGAGGAAGAGTAG
- a CDS encoding B3/B4 domain-containing protein, with protein sequence MDFSIEAGIFDYFPGMRLVVAAAEGMSVPTDSEPVAAFLREGWRNAAAASRAYGNPQSHPFIKPWGERMKGAGAPRKDFPSSIEALTRRAGKSESPFSIHPFVDFYNAVSLSYLVPAGGFDIDALREGLALRLSRQGDSFTALDGEAGVDIPPGEVSYADGGMIVTRHFVWKQSRHAIITPESRNIFFVSEILGELPQDTAQNVLDALTEGLRRFFSAEVRGDILDAGHRSMRIR encoded by the coding sequence GTGGATTTTTCTATCGAAGCCGGTATTTTTGATTATTTTCCTGGTATGAGGCTGGTCGTCGCGGCGGCCGAGGGGATGTCGGTCCCGACCGACAGCGAGCCGGTGGCGGCCTTTCTCCGCGAGGGCTGGCGGAACGCCGCCGCGGCCTCCAGGGCCTACGGCAACCCGCAGTCGCACCCCTTTATCAAGCCGTGGGGCGAGCGGATGAAGGGGGCCGGAGCGCCGCGAAAGGATTTTCCCAGCTCGATAGAGGCCCTGACGCGGCGCGCGGGGAAGAGCGAGAGCCCCTTCAGCATCCACCCCTTCGTCGATTTTTATAACGCGGTCTCGCTCAGTTATCTGGTTCCCGCGGGAGGCTTTGACATTGACGCGCTGCGGGAGGGGCTTGCGCTGCGTCTTTCCCGTCAGGGCGACTCTTTTACGGCGCTGGACGGAGAGGCGGGCGTCGATATCCCGCCCGGCGAGGTGAGCTACGCCGACGGCGGCATGATCGTTACGCGGCACTTCGTCTGGAAGCAGTCGCGGCACGCTATCATCACGCCGGAGAGTAGAAATATCTTTTTTGTCTCGGAGATACTCGGAGAACTGCCGCAGGATACTGCCCAGAATGTGCTTGACGCTTTAACGGAGGGGCTGCGGCGCTTTTTCAGCGCCGAGGTGCGCGGCGATATTCTGGACGCCGGCCACCGCTCGATGCGGATAAGATAA
- a CDS encoding DNA-deoxyinosine glycosylase, translating into MALQQGLEPLIFYDSEILVLGLFPGNISLAKGEYYSDPNNAFWDVLYGVWDMNPVRQDYNDKKMFLQKHKLALWTIFAQAERNGSTNKETRGYTLADIESLLNKYRTIKKVIFNGKCSVFEKGKHDFKKQYSYFNKIFTNLGISHIVLNSTSGKNTHLTREKKINEWRVAFADLRLV; encoded by the coding sequence ATGGCATTACAACAAGGACTTGAACCTTTAATTTTTTATGATTCTGAGATTTTAGTATTGGGATTATTCCCCGGCAATATTTCACTGGCCAAAGGCGAATATTATAGTGACCCTAATAATGCTTTCTGGGATGTGTTATATGGGGTATGGGACATGAATCCTGTTAGACAAGATTATAACGATAAAAAAATGTTCCTTCAAAAGCATAAATTAGCGTTATGGACTATTTTTGCCCAAGCAGAAAGAAACGGTTCCACGAATAAGGAGACAAGAGGCTATACTCTGGCCGATATAGAGTCGCTACTGAATAAATACAGGACTATCAAAAAAGTTATTTTTAATGGTAAATGTAGTGTTTTTGAAAAAGGAAAACATGACTTCAAAAAACAATACAGCTACTTCAACAAGATATTCACAAATCTTGGCATATCGCATATAGTCCTTAACTCGACCAGTGGAAAAAACACACATCTTACACGTGAAAAAAAAATTAATGAATGGAGAGTAGCATTCGCGGACCTTCGACTCGTATAA